The genomic window CCATCCACATGACCATGAACCTTCAAGCGCTCTTCTAGGGCGGAGTAATGAGGGGCTAACTCGCTGTATTGCAGTGGCCATTCAGGCCCATACCCATCTCTGCGCGAAGCCTTTAAGTCCTGATCTGAAAGGCGAAGAGTGATTCCACCCCAAGTGAGGCTGCGCCCCCCCACCTGATGACCCTGGGTCCAGATGAAGGGGTGTTCAGAAGGATAGGTATAGGGATTCTCTTTTTCATTCGCGTAGAGCAACGGATTCGCTTTCCAATAGCCAGGATGTTGAGCCTGAGATCGATGCTTGCCGCTACATAAACCATCCAAACGTCTAAGGGTGTTTCCAGGTTCTGAGCCCAGGGCTTTTTGAGCAGACAAATCTGGCCCAGCTTCTACCACGAGTACACGTACGCCAGCTTCTGCAAGGGTTAGAGCCGCAACCCCTCCAGTAGCACCAGAGCCGATCACGATCACCTCATAAGGGTGCTGAATCACGCTTGCATAGACAACATCAAGACAGTTTCGCCCCTCACGTGCATAGATACCATCTGGATCTCACAGACCTGCGCGTTGACTTGATGCCTTGGAGAATGGATGTGCTGCTGCAATAGGGAGTTGAAAGTCTCGTGCTCGCCTTAAAACTTGCGCCGGGAAGTAATCTGAATGGAAATGTCTATGTTTCCAATCCATTGAGTCCGATTGTAGGTAGCCACTCAACTGAACCAGGTGTCCCTCCACAAGAATCTCAGGACCGCTGGTTCAAGTCAGATTTACTTCGACGGGAGGTGAACCTCTCAGAGTTGTACGAACTCTCTCAAGGTGAACTTGATCTCCTAATGGCCGAAACCGCAACGATTCGCAGCGACCCAGATTCTAGTCGAAACAATCGTGGCAAGTTTGTAGTCGCAGGTTACGTTCTGGAGCTGGCCAAAATCATCAGCGATCGTCGAGCTAATCAATCATCATGATTGGAGCCGCTATGAGCTAGGCAAACTTAGATCCTGAAGGAGATTGAGAAAGTACTTTCCAACCTCCTTATCAATCAAGCGGTACATTCGCATTAACGACGCAGCACTCCTCTTCCTCCGCCAAGGAAACAAATATCAAACAGAATGCCCATTGCAAGAATCAACAATCCACTAAAGCTGCTGAATCCACCATCCAGTGCAATTGCCCAACAATAAGCAAGGGTTGTTGTTGGTAGCAAAAACAGCCCTAACAATGGCCAGATCCAAACGCCAGCAAATGGGCCCATGATAAATGGTTGATAAAAGAACCAAAGTGCAATCAGCACAACTCTTGGGGCTAGAAGTCCAAGCAAGCCGATTAAACACATGATTGATTCACCACTCTTCTTTCAATAGATAGCAATTCCTGCTTCACCTGGTTGAGATGGCTGGCGAAATCCTCACCAGAGTAAAAACTCAAACTCAGCAAAGAGGTTAAAGACAAGACTTGCCCATAGGCAGCTAACGGCCGCTTGCTCTCCTTATCAGAATTTTCAAGAACCAAAGACTGCCAATAAGATACCGACCTCCCTGCAATGGCCAGGTCTCGGGGAGGTCAGACCGCATTGTGCAAGGCACCAGCCCAGCTGTTGACAGAGGAGAAGAAACCCTGATGTTGAAAAGAATTTATGCAGACCGACAATGCCGAGTCAAGCAATTCTTTAATGGTTAGACCAAATTAGGGAAATCAAAAGGAGCAATGATTTGAGCCTGACCCAAATGATTTAGATGTGCTGAAGCGAGATCAGCAAAAAAAACAGTATTTATTTCTAGAGAGCATGAGCATTCCGAAGACGTTATGGCAATTCCCTCCATGAACCATGGAGGGCCATTTCAGGCTGAGACCAGTTTAGATGCTCGCCTTATGAAAAGAAGGTTCAGCCTTCTTTTTTGACGAAGACTTGCGTGGCAAGCAGGAACAGTCCTCCAGCGATAAGCAGTGCTATCTCGGGACGGATTGAGGGGCCGACTGCTGAGGCAAAGAGCACTGCAGGCATAACCACGTCCATGACGTCCATTTCAAAATCGCTGCCACTTCTAGCACTGAACAACCCCCCTCGTCCATCAACGTCATCAAAGGCCATGACAACCAATGCACTCAAGCCAAATCTGCTGAAACAGCTGCAAAGACACGCAGAGGGAGCTCCTAGAAGACAAATCTAAAGAAAAGCTGAGTAAAGGTTGGGTAAGAATTGAGCTTCAGCAGTGCTTCTCAGGCTTATATGTATCACCCGATACAGGGAGCCAATCATGAGCACCCAAAACCCCAGAACACCAAAACCCGACAAAAGCCCTCCCCAACGCAAAACCACCTTCAAGTGGAACAGCAACGGAGAGTTGTCTGCGGTGGATATGGCACGAGTACTCGAGCGATTGACCAACCCAGCGCTGACCCAATGCGATCTTGCCTGTGAACTTGATCAAAATACCTAAATCAACTTGATATTGATTCAGGTTCATGTACTGCCTGATCGCCTTGGAAGCTACTCGTGCCATTGAGCCAGCCAGCAGCTGTGGCACCATCAACAAGACAAATAGATCGCCATGACAATTCTCAAGACCTTCATGATCAGGCTGAAGAGAACAGCGACTCTAATAGCCTTACTAGCACTTGTTTTGACAATATTCTCCCCTACAGCAGTCTTCGCTTCTGAGATTGTTGATATAGAAGATCCTACGCCATTAGAGCTTAAAGTCGCACAAGGCTATGCAGGCAAATTTTGCAATGGAGTTGCCATGGGCCTTACGCAAGAAAGTGCTCTTAAAATTGCAATTGCTGAAAATCGCAAACCCTCATTCAATCCCTCGTTATGGACTGCTGTCATCTCCAATGACAAGCAGCTAGAAAGTATAGACGAAAACAAAATTGCATCCCTTGTTACATCAATGGTTGTCGATAAATGTGGTGACCCTCTTGGGCTAAATAGCCAAACTGATGTGGATGAATTTACATCCTATTTCATATCTACGCGAGAAGAGTCATTGAGTAATTGATGAGTTCTGACCATCATTGAAATGTCCATGACAATGAAGGTAATCCTCCAGATAACGCATCCTTAGATGAATGTATTCGGTCACCTGCGGCTGCATGGTCGATGTATTTAAAGGAGTCCGCCAGAGTTTCGTTAGGTCTACTGCTTGGCTGAGGGCCAAAGAGCTCAATGGTGTTGAGGTCCTCAATCGAAGCGCCCAGTATCAACAAAATGCAGGAAAGCTCCATAGGCTTTAGCAATCGCGATTTAGACATGGAAACCCCCTTTCGTAACGTCACTCCCAATACCCCTGGAGGTACGGCATCACTTCTGATCGCTCTCTTGTTTTCCAGCTTTATCTTGATCACGCAGGCTTTGTTCGTCGTCCCAGCAGGTCAAGTTGCAGTTGTGACCACGTTGGGCAAAGTCAGTGGGGGGTCTCGTCTGCCAGGGCTAAACCTCAAAATTCCGTTCATCCAAGCAGTAGCTCCCTTTGATGTTCGCACGCAGGTGAGGCCTGAGAAATTCGCCTCCCTAACAAAGGATCTTCAAGTCATTGAGGCAACTGCCACGGTGAAATATGCAGTACGGCCTAATGAAGCCGGGCGTGTGTACAGCACAATCGCCAGCAATGACCGCGAAATCTATCCACGCATCATTCAACCCTCCCTGCTCAAGGCACTTAAATCAGTGTTCTCCCAATACGAACTTGTCACTATTGCCAGCAAGTGGAGCGACATCTCAGAGCTTGTGGAACGGGCTGTCGCTGATGAACTCGATAAGTTTGACTATGTAGAAGTTCGTGGCCTTGATCTCACTGGCCTTGTCATCGCTGAAGAGTACAGAGCCGCTATCGAACAAAAGCAGATTGCAGAGCAACAACTTCTCAGAGCGCAAACTGAAGTTAAAATTGCTGAGCAGGAAGCACAGCGATACGAAACCCTCAACCGCACTCTCGACGACCAGGTGCTTTTCAAACTGTTCCTCGACAAATGGGACGGCAGCACGAAGGTTGTGCCCGCTTTGCCAGGATCAAAAGGAGGCGGGACGCCTGTGATCGTAGGGGGACGTTGATCATTAATAAGATCAGCCAAATTCTCAACTGTGGTAAGAACCGAAGACAAAA from Prochlorococcus marinus str. MIT 9313 includes these protein-coding regions:
- a CDS encoding prohibitin family protein, translating into METPFRNVTPNTPGGTASLLIALLFSSFILITQALFVVPAGQVAVVTTLGKVSGGSRLPGLNLKIPFIQAVAPFDVRTQVRPEKFASLTKDLQVIEATATVKYAVRPNEAGRVYSTIASNDREIYPRIIQPSLLKALKSVFSQYELVTIASKWSDISELVERAVADELDKFDYVEVRGLDLTGLVIAEEYRAAIEQKQIAEQQLLRAQTEVKIAEQEAQRYETLNRTLDDQVLFKLFLDKWDGSTKVVPALPGSKGGGTPVIVGGR